In Apium graveolens cultivar Ventura chromosome 10, ASM990537v1, whole genome shotgun sequence, the following are encoded in one genomic region:
- the LOC141689821 gene encoding CBS domain-containing protein CBSCBSPB3-like, with translation MSTQGPLSSRRSSLVQKRNPKKPATQSENGTAATATNGSFSKPLSPVHSTERTVKKLRLSKALTIPEGTTVYDACRRMAARRIDAALLTDANALLSGIVTDKDIATRVIAEDLRPDQTVVSKVMTRNPIFVNSDSLAIEALQKMVQGRFRHLPVVENGEVIALLDITKCLYDAISRMEKAAEQGSAIAAAVEGVERQWGSDYSAPSAFIETLRERMFKPSLSTIIAENAKVAVVSPSDPVHVAAKNMQELRVSSVVVMTGNKIQGILTSKDILMRVVAQKLSPELTHVEKVMTPNPEYATTDTSILEALHTMHDGKFLHLPVVDRDGSIVACLDVLQITHAAISMVENSSGAVNDTTNTVMQKFWDSALNLDPPDDYDTQSEMSMSVLNASDAAELGKSTYPSLGLGNSFSFKFEDRKGRVHRFNLGAESLDELVSSVMRRMGGASDDKDYPQLLYEDDEGDRVLLTADGDLISAVGHARSLGLKVLRLHLDYSESKQQKVELQTSTTTAQSTVERRRWGFVESGAVAAAVVLTGMGVLVYLKRSNQ, from the exons atgagtACACAAGGTCCTCTATCTTCTCGCCGCAGCAGTTTAGTACAAAAACGTAACCCTAAAAAACCGGCGACTCAATCGGAGAACGGCACTGCCGCCACCGCCACTAATGGAAGCTTCTCGAAGCCTCTTTCTCCTGTTCACTCCAC TGAGAGGACGGTGAAGAAGCTGAGATTATCGAAGGCTCTTACGATTCCAGAGGGGACTACGGTTTATGATGCTTGTCGGAGGATGGCTGCTAGACGGATTGATGCTGCACTTTTGACTGATGCTAATGCTTTGCTTTCCGGAATTGTTACTGACAAG GATATCGCGACCAGAGTTATTGCAGAAGATTTGAGGCCAGACCAGACAGTAGTATCAAAAGTGATGACCAGGAATCCCATATTTGTTAATTCAGATTCATTGGCGATCGAGGCACTTCAGAAAATGGTCCAAG GAAGATTTAGGCATCTCCCTGTTGTTGAGAACGGTGAAGTAATTGCATTGTTGGATATTACCAAATGCCTGTATGATGCCATATCTAGGATGGAGAAAGCTGCAGAGCAAGGAAGTGCTATTGCTGCAGCTGTTGAAGGAGTTGAACGACAATGGGGAAGTGACTACTCTG CTCCATCTGCTTTCATAGAAACCCTTAGAGAGCGGATGTTCAAGCCATCATTGTCAACAATCATTGCCGAAAATGCCAA GGTTGCTGTAGTATCGCCATCAGATCCTGTTCACGTTGCTGCTAAAAATATGCAGGAGTTGCGGGTTAGTTCCGTCGTAGTTATGACGGGAAACAAGATTCAGGGAATACTGAC TTCGAAGGACATTCTTATGCGAGTTGTAGCTCAAAAGCTCTCTCCTGAGTTGACTCATGTTGAAAAG GTAATGACTCCAAACCCCGAATATGCTACAACTGACACTTCAATACTTGAGGCATTGCACACAATGCATGATGGAAAATTCTTGCATCTCCCTGTTGTAGACAGAG ATGGAAGCATTGTGGCGTGTTTGGATGTTCTGCAGATAACCCATGCTGCAATTTCCATG GTTGAAAATAGCTCTGGTGCTGTAAATGATACAACAAACACAGTGATGCAGAAGTTTTGGGATTCAGCACTTAATCTAGACCCACCAGATGATTATGATACCCAGAG TGAAATGTCTATGTCTGTGTTGAACGCATCAGATGCAGCAGAACTTGGGAAGTCAACATATCCATCTCTTGGTCTTGGTAATTCGTTTTCATTCAAATTTGAGGATCGTAAGGGACGTGTACATCGATTTAATCTTG GTGCAGAAAGTTTAGATGAGCTTGTTTCATCTGTTATGCGGAGGATGGGTGGTGCTTCTGATGACAAAGACTACCCTCAGCTTCTG TATGAAGATGATGAGGGTGATCGGGTCCTGCTTACTGCAGATGGCGATCTTATCAGTGCTGTCGGCCATGCCAGATCATTGGGACTAAAG GTACTACGGTTGCATCTAGATTACTCTGAGTCAAAGCAACAGAAAGTTGAACTACAGACGAGCACAACCACCGCCCAGAGCACAGTAGAAAGACGACGATGGGGATTTGTCGAATCAGGGGCGGTTGCTGCTGCAGTGGTTTTGACGGGAATGGGGGTGTTGGTCTACTTAAAACGCTCTAACCAGTAA
- the LOC141689820 gene encoding protein MODIFIED TRANSPORT TO THE VACUOLE 1 has product MDSSRRAVESYWRSRMIDTATSDEDKVTPVYKLEEICELLRSSHASIVKEVSEFVFKRLEHKSPVVKQKALRLIKYSVGKSGVEFRRELQRNSVAIRQLIHYKGQPDPLKGDALNKSVRATAQEALSAMFSTEDNKPAPSDDLTQRIQGFGNTNYEMPSEDKKSFLSEVVGLGSATIKQGLNSLSQAPANKRNETGSYRSPNLRRSLTTEIDYSDRYEGVEYRSDTQPASRLSNNNSGGTWGQDLKTMDTANSSSSSSHSDSKTREEKLLETIVTSGGVRLQPTRDALHLFLVQASKLDPLALCYALETKLQSHSWQVRVRAVCVLDAILRKKEDENFSVVASYFSDNKDVVVKCCESPQASLREKANKVLGILEGEQTGSIVGNPEKLVKAEATAIQMPDLIDTGNSDGPPMHESIEALTTPAMPIVDDLFGDGPSIGVSTSAQNKDDDPFADVSFHTNNDKEHVDDIFSGMTTDSSGATGAHMTSNQNGAELFDIFGSNLETSAKQINNKKDVNDLMSDLFIKEKDVKQQGTSSDGLSENIFSVTSTNLSHQVTNDTFNKAYGAQIAGTNPMLPAGTMPYNMSPGIMFNPAIPSQPINYGAMGNLLAQQQFLAAMSNYQQLGNLHPQNSGYSQAVETQGGGYSSALPDVFNSTLPVQTSTSVMNGSKKEETRAFDFISDHLAAARDTKRMI; this is encoded by the exons ATGGATTCAAGCAGAAGAGCAGTTGAATCATACTGGAGATCAAGAATGATAGATACAGCCACTTCTGATGAAGATAAAGTCACTCCTGTGTATAAATTGGAGGAAATTTGTGAGCTTCTTAGATCTTCTCATGCTAGTATTGTTAAGGAAGTTTCTGAATTTGTCTTCAAGAGACTTGAACATAAAAGCCCAGTTGTCAAACAAAAG GCCTTGAGACTGATCAAATATTCTGTGGGAAAGTCCGGGGTGGAGTTTAGGAGGGAATTGCAAAGAAATTCAGTGGCCATACGCCAGTTGATTCATTATAAAGGTCAGCCAGATCCTTTGAAGGGGGATGCATTAAATAAGTCTGTCCGTGCGACAGCTCAGGAAGCCTTATCAGCCATGTTCTCAACTGAGGACAACAAACCAGCACCCAGTGATGATCTAACTCAACGAATCCAAGGGTTTGGTAATACCAACTACGAAATGCCATCGGAAGATAAGAAGTCCTTCTTAAGTGAGGTGGTTGGTCTCGGAAGTGCAACCATAAAGCAAGGCTTGAATAGCTTATCGCAAGCTCCAGCAAATAAACGAAATGAAACTGGTAGCTACCGCAGTCCAAATCTTCGAAGGTCGTTGACTACTGAAATTGATTACTCAGATCGTTATGAGGGTGTTGAATACCGGAGTGACACTCAGCCTGCTTCACGGTTATCTAACAACAATTCTGGCGGAACATGGGGCCAAGATCTCAAAACTATGGATACAGCCAATAGTAGCTCTAGCTCAAGTCATTCTGATAGCAAGACTCGTGAAGAGAAGTTGTTGGAGACCATTGTAACATCTGGTGGGGTGCGTTTACAACCCACGAGAGATGCCCTCCATCTTTTTCTGGTACAAGCCTCAAAACTGGATCCACTGGCTTTGTGTTATGCTCTTGAAACAAAACTTCAATCACATTCTTGGCAG GTTCGTGTGAGAGCTGTATGTGTTCTAGATGCTATATTGAGGAAAAAAGAGGATGAAAATTTTTCTGTTGTTGCATCTTATTTCAGTGACAATAAGGATGTTGTAGTGAAATGTTGTGAATCACCCCAGGCTTCTTTGAGGGAAAAAGCAAATAAG GTCTTAGGAATTCTTGAAGGAGAACAAACTGGTAGTATAGTTGGTAATCCAGAAAAGCTAGTGAAGGCTGAGGCAACTGCCATTCAGATGCCAGATTTAATCGATACTGGTAATTCAGATGGTCCACCAATGCATGAAAGCATTGAAGCTCTAACAACACCTGCCATGCCTATTGTTGATGATCTATTTGGAGATGGTCCAAGCATTGGTGTGAGCACCAGTGCACAGAATAAAGATGATGACCCCTTTGCAGATGTCTCATTTCACACCAATAATGACAAAGAACATGTGGACGACATTTTTTCTGGGATGACTACTGATAGTTCTGGTGCTACCGGAGCTCATATGACATCTAATCAAAATGGAGCTGAGCTATTTGATATATTTGGTTCCAACCTGGAGACCTCAGCAAAGCAAATAAATAACAAAAAGGATGTTAATGACTTGATGTCTGACCTATTTATAAAGGAAAAAGACGTGAAGCAGCAAGGAACTTCTTCGGATGGACTCTCTGAAAACATTTTTTCAGTTACCAGTACAAATCTGAGCCATCAAGTTACTAATGATACATTTAATAAAGCATACGGTGCTCAAATAGCTGGCACTAATCCCATGCTTCCTGCTGGGACCATGCCATATAATATGTCCCCTGGCATTATGTTTAATCCAGCAATTCCCTCGCAACCGATAAATTATGGAGCCATGGGAAATCTACTCGCCCAGCAGCAATTCTTAGCAGCAATGTCCAACTATCAGCAACTAGGCAACTTGCACCCTCAAAATTCTGGTTATAGTCAGGCCGTGGAAACTCAAGGAGGTGGATATTCTTCAGCCCTTCCTGATGTTTTTAATTCTACCCTTCCAGTTCAGACTTCTACCTCTGTAATGAACGGGTCAAAAAAAGAGGAGACCAGAGCTTTTGATTTTATCTCG GATCATCTGGCAGCAGCTCGTGATACGAAGAGGATGATTTGA
- the LOC141692103 gene encoding F-box protein CPR1-like, with translation MNVTVYFAEDLIAQILDRLSVKTLLRFRCVSKPWCSLIDSPHFARANLKRSIGCNTNTDLILSGASSYWLCADSEDETTAIQIDETLRSPLLGTSLVGACNGLLRCRKLPNAPSEYLHSIDVESFLFGFGYDSINDDYKVLSIFHPDGCDLAGSEVIIYSLKNNSWKRLQNISPNFKFIHYYGLFLGGALHCTTTKTLGSESYQSIFAFDLAAENHREVPMPKVRINNPVGWSLCAFAESLSVLIVHPYVCIDVWLMNDYGVGSSWCKVFSVQHRGLIRSLMSVWPVAFSKSRECVLIKVIMNHIIWYDLETKEMKTVKIANMPDRFYYDLKVCSDYTESLVAPDCIASSEEKQP, from the exons ATGAATGTGACTGTATACTTTGCGGAAGATCTGATAGCCCAAATCTTGGATCGCCTTTCTGTTAAGACTCTGCTGCGTTTCAGATGCGTTTCTAAGCCATGGTGTTCACTTATTGATAGTCCACATTTTGCCAGAGCAAATCTCAAGAGATCCATTGGATGTAACACAAATACTGATCTTATATTAAGTGGTGCGTCGTCTTATTGGTTGTGTGCTGATTCTGAAGATGAAACTACCGCTATACAAATTGATGAAACGTTGAGGAGTCCTCTCCTTGGTACTAGTCTTGTGGGTGCATGCAACGGCTTATT GCGGTGCAGAAAGTTACCTAATGCACCGAGTGAATATCTTCATTCCATCGACGTAGAGTCTTTCCTGTTTGGATTTGGGTATGACAGTATTAATGATGATTACAAGGTTCTGAGCATTTTTCATCCTGATGGTTGTGATTTGGCTGGCTCGGAGGTCATAATTTACAGCCTAAAAAACAACTCATGGAAACGACTTCAAAATATTTCTCCCAACTTCAAATTTATCCATTATTATGGCCTGTTTCTGGGTGGAGCTCTGCATTGCACTACAACTAAAACTCTGGGCTCAGAAAGCTACCAGTCAATCTTTGCTTTTGATCTTGCTGCTGAAAATCACAGGGAGGTTCCAATGCCTAAAGTTCGAATAAACAATCCTGTTGGATGGAGTTTATGTGCCTTTGCAGAATCCCTTTCTGTGCTTATAGTCCACCCCTACGTCTGTATAGACGTGTGGTTGATGAACGATTATGGTGTTGGAAGTTCCTGGTGCAAGGTATTTTCAGTGCAACACCGGGGACTAATTAGGTCTCTGATGTCTGTATGGCCAGTCGCCTTTTCAAAGAGCCGCGAGTGTGTTCTTATAAAAGTGATTATGAACCATATCATATGGTATGACCTTGAAACAAAGGAAATGAAGACTGTTAAGATTGCTAATATGCCAGACAGGTTTTACTATGATTTAAAAGTCTGCTCAGACTACACTGAGAGCCTTGTTGCACCAGACTGTATCGCGAGTTCTGAAGAGAAGCAGCCATAA
- the LOC141692902 gene encoding F-box protein CPR1-like has translation MTSKLTSSYSNGSTSSFASRDEPQSQSTNVTIYFAEHLIAEILCCLPVKTLLRFRCVSKLWCSLIDSPRFVKSHLKRSIESKTNTGVIIGGHITYSVPLDFGSLDNATAVEIDEPLKTLLRDTQAVGSCNGLHCLFNIVVDMFLWNPATRKCIKLPPVPTEFRGPLDFGRGSYCGFGYDAVNDDYKVLRILRPDDKNFSGYKVTVYSLKNNSWRRLQDLSSYFGLVGPWGMFVGGAVHWITVKPWGSEICPSILAFDVGAENYKELQMPRNIGEEMSLGIFAESLCITEFHLDIHINVWVMKDYGVGNSWYKLFSLEQQKVSRSGISLSPLAYSKNQKDVLTIVDNKKMIWYNLERKDFKTIKIANAPDVYDIEVFTESLVSPDYNTSDRKQVQKQPQEKQKLQKQQKKNKRDNFLSKGFKLVL, from the exons ATGACGTCCAAGCTTACGTCTTCTTATTCTAATGGCAGTACGTCATCGTTTGCTTCCAG GGATGAACCTCAATCACAAAGCACGAATGTGACCATCTACTTTGCAGAACATCTTATTGCTGAAATCTTATGCTGCCTTCCAGTTAAGACTTTGTTACGTTTCAGATGTGTATCTAAACTATGGTGCTCGCTCATTGACAGTCCACGTTTTGTTAAATCACATCTGAAGAGATCTATTGAAAGCAAAACGAATACTGGCGTTATTATTGGTGGTCATATCACTTACTCTGTGCCCCTGGATTTTGGTTCTCTGGATAATGCCACTGCTGTAGAAATTGATGAACCGTTAAAGACACTTCTCCGCGATACTCAAGCTGTTGGTTCGTGCAATGGCTTACACTGCTTGTTTAATATAGTTGTAGACATGTTCTTATGGAACCCGGCAACCAGAAAATGCATAAAATTACCTCCTGTGCCAACTGAATTTCGCGGGCCTTTGGATTTTGGCCGGGGTTCCTACTGTGGCTTTGGGTATGATGCTGTTAATGATGACTACAAGGTTCTGAGAATTCTCCGGCCTGAtgataagaatttttctggctATAAGGTCACAGTTTACAGCTTAAAAAATAACTCATGGAGACGTCTTCAAGATCTTTCTAGTTACTTCGGATTAGTAGGACCATGGGGTATGTTTGTGGGTGGAGCTGTGCACTGGATTACAGTTAAGCCTTGGGGTTCAGAAATCTGCCCATCAATTCTTGCTTTTGATGTTGGAGCTGAGAATTATAAGGAGCTTCAAATGCCCCGTAATATTGGTGAGGAGATGAGTCTAGGTATCTTTGCAGAATCCCTTTGCATTACTGAATTCCACCTTGACATTCATATAAACGTATGGGTGATGAAAGATTATGGGGTGGGAAATTCTTGGTACAAACTATTTTCATTGGAACAACAAAAAGTAAGTAGATCCGGTATATCTCTATCGCCTCTTGCTTATTCAAAGAATCAGAAGGATGTTCTTACAATAGTGGACAACAAGAAGATGATATGGTACAACCTTGAAAGGAAGGACTTTAAGACTATCAAGATTGCCAATGCACCAGATGTCTATGATATAGAAGTCTTCACCGAGAGTCTCGTATCTCCCGACTATAATACCAGTGACAGGAAGCAGGTGCAGAAGCAACCACAAGAGAAGCAAAAACTACAGAAACAGCAAAAGAAGAACAAGAG GGACAATTTCCTTTCAAAGGGATTCAAGTTGGTGTTGTGA
- the LOC141692104 gene encoding F-box protein CPR1-like, with protein MDCSACIIRSQRFSYPATRKCKMLPTPPADFRRPFNLDRSSQLCGFGYDGVNDDYKVVRIFQPGGRSLSAVGSKVTVYRLKTNSWKQLKNISSDFQFIEPWGVFICGALHWVTFKTQERCFVILAFDLGVETYSEVPFPEVEHKYPNQFTLALFDESLCLLEFNPFVRIDIWKMNDYGVENTWCKVFSLDHPKIIRSCMAVRPIIYSKNRRDVLLELDKKVIWYNLEKKKVKTLKIPDLPDMFDLDAYTQSLVSPDYNCSSDGKHLQNHQHKKKKKQQERKNNNRDTFLAKGFKFLRVTCKCSFRGKNVPGDLKVFGWRTQYARKKNAAGIITKVLNYHELHLVISISI; from the exons ATGGATTGCTCTGCTTGTATAATCAGAAGCCAGAGATTTTCTTACCCCGCAACAAGAAAGTGCAAAATGTTGCCTACTCCACCTGCTGATTTTCGTCGGCCTTTCAACCTTGACAGGTCTTCCCAGCTTTGTGGCTTTGGGTATGATGGTGTTAACGATGACTACAAGGTTGTGAGAATTTTTCAGCCTGGTGGTCGAAGTTTGTCAGCTGTTGGCTCCAAGGTCACAGTATACCGCCTAAAAACTAACTCATGGAAACAGCTTAAAAACATCTCTAGTGACTTCCAGTTTATTGAACCATGGGGTGTCTTCATATGTGGAGCTCTGCACTGGGTCACATTCAAGACTCAAGAAAGGTGCTTCGTTATTCTTGCTTTTGATCTTGGGGTTGAAACTTATAGCGAGGTTCCATTCCCTGAGGTCGAACATAAGTATCCTAATCAATTTACTCTAGCTCTCTTTGACGAATCCCTTTGCCTGCTTGAATTCAATCCTTTTGTTCGTATAGACATATGGAAGATGAATGATTATGGTGTTGAAAATACGTGGTGCAAGGTATTTTCACTGGACCACCCAAAAATTATCAGATCTTGTATGGCTGTTAGGCCAATCATTTATTCAAAGAACCGCAGAGATGTTCTTTTAGAATTGGACAAGAAGGTGATATGGTATAACCTTGAAAAGAAGAAAGTGAAGACCCTTAAGATTCCCGATCTCCCAGATATGTTCGATTTGGATGCTTACACTCAGAGTCTTGTTTCACCAGATTATAATTGTAGTTCTGATGGGAAGCATCTGCAGAACCACCAACACAAGAAGAAGAAAAAGCAGCAAGAGCGAAAGAACAATAATAG GGACACCTTTCTTGCAAAGGGATTCAAGTTCTTACGAG TTACATGTAAGTGTTCGTTTCGCGGAAAAAATGTTCCAGGGGATCTGAAGGTTTTTGGATGGAGGACACAATATGCCAGGAAGAAGAATGCTGCTGGAATTATTACAAAAGTTTTGAACTACCATGAACTTCACCTAGTTATCTCTATTTCTATCTAG